Proteins from one Cicer arietinum cultivar CDC Frontier isolate Library 1 chromosome 3, Cicar.CDCFrontier_v2.0, whole genome shotgun sequence genomic window:
- the LOC101496169 gene encoding uncharacterized protein codes for MGGCVSVPSNAMKAPKRLHRRIIRRRRRKISNSVTNDIKNMNSNGAGAHVTDYSVSEFVHMNFENGATTKCRRSEVSNAAYHLTQLEWHHSQYDADANLMCQEESYFDSVSILESESDDEFNSVHGDLYADGFPLGSTSCGQVLQYEERSTCVVENNCQYEEYHESYVKVNGGNADKIKGKDENGFGLINSHGCGLSRLGKNQGSFKGLKDGKISLEENTQENTRKSSSLHRLVPTVSFNNRPSKKLSTIFRLSFKRKSCDAEESTELGQSKRCMFRPRAGYTIPCQNREMMSPGCWSEISPSTFQLRGENYFKDKRKIPAPNNSPYIPIGVDLFVCPKKIHHIARHVELPNVKGKDGEIPQLLIVNIQLPTYPAAMFLGDSDGEGMSLVLYFKVSETLDEHISSQFQEIIKKFIDDEMEKVKGFAKESNVAFRERLKIMVGLANPEDMQLSSTEKKLVQAYNGKPVLSRPQHNFYKGPNYFEIDLDIHRFSYISRKGLDAFRDRLKDGILDLGLTIQAQKQEELPEKVLCCIRLNKVDLGDNGQIPMLMTLDGEC; via the exons ATGGGTGGTTGTGTGTCAGTACCTTCTAATGCAATGAAAGCACCAAAGAGGCTTCATAGGAGGATAATAAGACGTCGTCGTCGAAAGATCTCGAATTCAGTCACTAATGATATCAAGAATATGAATAGCAATGGCGCCGGAGCGCATGTAACAGATTATTCTGTTAGTGAATTTGTTCATATGAACTTCGAAAATGGCGCGACGACTAAATGTAGACGGTCCGAAGTTTCTAATGCAGCATACCATCTTACTCAACTAGAATGGCATCATAGTCAATATGATGCTGATGcaaatt TGATGTGCCAAGAAGAGAGTTACTTTGATTCAGTTAGTATTCTGGAATCTGAATCAGATGATGAGTTCAATAGTGTTCATGGAG ATTTATATGCAGATGGTTTTCCATTAGGAAGCACATCATGTGGCCAAGTTCTTCAATATGAAGAAAGATCAACATGTGTCGTGGAAAATAACTGTCAATATGAAGAATATCATGAAAGTTATGTCAAGGTTAATGGAGGGAACGCAGATAAGATAAAAGGAAAAGATGAAAATGGTTTTGGCCTAATCAATTCACATGGTTGCGGACTTTCGCGCTTAGGCAAGAATCAAGGAAGCTTTAAAGGTTTAAAAGATGGTAAAATTAGTTTGGAAGAGAATACTCAAGAGAACACAAGGAAATCATCAAGCTTGCACCGGTTGGTCCCAACCGTTAGTTTCAATAATCGGCCAAGCAAAAAGCTGTCGACGATTTTCAGGCTTTCTTTCAAAAGAAAATCTTGTGATGCAGAGGAATCAACTGAACTTG GTCAATCGAAACGATGTATGTTTCGTCCGAGAGCTGGATATACAATTCCATGCCAAAATAGAGAGATGATGTCCCCTGGATGTTGGTCCGAAATTTCACCTTCTACATTTCAACTTCGTGGTGAAAACTATTTCAA AGACAAGCGCAAGATTCCTGCACCAAATAATAGTCCATACATTCCAATTGGTGTTGATCTATTTGTTTGTCCAAAAAAGATACATCATATTGCAAGACATGTTGAGCTTCCAAATGTGAAAGGCAAGGATGGGGAAATCCCTCAACTTCTTATTGTAAATATTCAg TTGCCTACATATCCAGCTGCAATGTTTCTTGGTGATAGTGATGGAGAAGGGATGAGTCTTGTGTTGTATTTCAAGGTTTCTGAGACTCTTGATGAGCACATTTCTTCccagtttcaggaaatcattaAG AAATTCATTGATGATGAGATGGAAAAGGTAaaagggtttgcaaaagaatcTAATGTTGCATTTAGAGAAAGACTAAAGATTATGGTAGGACTTGCAAATCCTGAGGATATGCAATTGAGTTCTACTGAAAAGAAGCTAGTTCAAGCTTATAATGGAAAACCTGTACTCTCGCGTCCACAACATAACTTTTACAAG GGTCCTAATTACTTTGAGATTGATCTCGACATTCATCGATTTAGCTACATATCAAGAAAAGGACTCGATGCATTTCGAGATCGTCTAAAGGATGGCATTCTTGATCTAGGCTTAACCATTCAG gcACAAAAACAAGAAGAGCTTCCAGAGAAAGTATTATGCTGCATTAGATTGAACAAGGTTGATCTTGGTGACAATGGACAAATACCTATGCTAATGACCCTTGATGGTGAATGCTAA